CAATTCAAAAATCACTATTACCTTATAAGATTCGATTATTCCAATCTAATCTAACATATAATCGCAAACCTGACGTTTTCGTCAATTTCAAACCAGTATCAAATTCAATCAATCAAAAAAACGCAGTTATCCTATAGCTTCCATCAAGAGTGCATGTACACACAAACACAAATATAGATCGAAACATGTGAAAATCGCGAATCTAACAAGCAAAATGAACAGATCTACAAACCTGAGCAGATTTGTAAGCAGCAAGAGTGCTCTCAGCAGCGTCTTTCCTCTCAGTACCGGTCTTGAACTCAGCCAGATACCTATGGTAATCGCCCTTCATCTTGAGGTAAAACACCTTAGAGTCACCGGAAGCAGCAGCAGGGATGAGACGGGAGTCAAGAAGCTTGAGGATCCCGTCGCAGATGTTGGAAAGCTCAGACTCGATCTTGGATCGGTAGTCACGGATGATGGAGACGTGATCCTCGTTACCGCGGCTCTCCTCCTTCTGCTCGATGGAGGAGATGATACGCCAGGAAGCACGGCGAGCGCCGATGACGTTTTTGTAGGCAACAGAGAGGAGGTTACGCTCCTCGACGGTGAGTTCCTCGCCGTCGACGGCGGCGGAGAGCTTCTCCATGAACTCAACCATCTCCTCGTAGCGCTCGGCTTGTTCGGCGAGTTTGGCGAGGTAGACGAACTCTTCGCGAGGGGAGGGAGCGGCCGCCATTGCGAGATCTAACGGAATGGATcggagagagagagggtgggagtttagagagagaatgagaatggaAATAATGAGAGAGCGGTTTTGGGTTAACTTAAAGTAGTAGTGCTAATTTTGTTTGTGGGGAAACCGAAAGGGTGGGATTGGATGGTGGTGTGGTGTGATTCTTGTGTTTGTGACACCCACGCACAATGTGGACCTTTGGATCCCATTCCTGGGGACAAAAATAACcaattccttttctttttctactgtattttctatttttgtatacAAAAGAATTCTTGTTAACCAGGTGGATTTCTACTCAAAACAactattaaaatataaatatactgttaataaaaatataatatgtccgttcctaattataagacttCTTAGAATTTTTTTCCCCTTAATATAAGACACTATAATAATTTCAAGAAAacgttattattattttttcatatttacccATTGTATTTAATAAGAGAAAGTAAGATAATTACCTCcattccttattaactgtcaactttgaagaaaaaaaaaagtattcatATATATTTGTCAACTTAGAGTTCCAAgaaagcattaaatgatgtttttcaaAGAAATGACATTACAAGAACcataaatgaggaaagataaaatGCAATTGCAagggtaaaataggaaaaaaaaaatcaagaaaattaacaaaattgattGCACTCGTTTATATATGTATTTCTTCTCACTCTTGACAATTATATAGGAACAGAGGTAGTAGTTAAATAGTACATGTAATACAATGATGAAAGAGataagggtaaatatggaaggttgtaaaaaaaatttaaaatcaattcaTTAATTAGTCTTATTACCCTTCaatgtatattttttcttaataagcgtaaTTATCCCAATGGGTCTTATAATTATGAACGGATGGTGTATTTTCATtagatatttatttatttttaacaatAAAGGTAGAACGGAAATAGCAAAAACACACCTAGGATCTAGACTATCGAACATGACGTTAGTGACATGTTTTGAAACATATCACACTTTATCTTTTAAACAAATTGTTTGATGTTTTGATTCTCAATTCTTgcgaataaaaaaaaaactctttcgTTAATGTAAGCGTTAACAAGACACGAGCATCTCAAATTCCGGAGAAGACTAAAATCAAGCGGAGGCTCACTCACAAGTAGGGTTGTAGAAGTGTCAGGAATCTTTTTGATAAGAGGTTTTTATCAATTGAGATTTTACCGGATAAAGGGAGATTCGAGCTATTAGCAATGAGTTAGATATTAATCTTTAATctcattttcatatatttttctttatatttttctgcattttttattatattacaaatcatatcacttatttttCTTGAGATGGAAATGGGACATGAAAATAACATTATTCATTTATTATTCTAAGTTGGGTTTGGCTTTTTATTAATTGTTATTGTATATTTTGATCTTTCTGAGagcttttttaattaaaatattattgatacttagagagagaaagagaagtaGTAGCTGGCAAGCACGGGagttttgattttgtttggCGGAAAAGTGTGGCTCACGCGCACTCCCATGGTGCTTGGACGGTGGGGGTATCATGGTGTTGGATGGACGTCATCATATTCCTCcagattgaaatttgaaatatgCGTGGCATTTCCAATGGAGGGATTTGGATTGTTGTGGGCTATTTCTACGGTTTTGGTGCGAGCTTGGAAAATATGATTGAAGTTGGATACGGCTAAAATCACTTGAAATTGAAGCCACTATAAGTTGCTTTCGGGAATCTATAATTCAATAATTGATTTTTGACAGTCTTAATCAAACTTATAATAACCTTATTAATAGCCTTGATCTGGTCCTTTGGTTTGGGCATAATAATCAGTAAAGTATGATCAGTTATGAAGTCAGCCACTCCTTGGCCTTTCAATCTTTCATTGGCAGTATTGCAAAGAAAACTCAGTTAGAGCTAAAGCTTATTTACCAACTATCATGCAAGATATGTTTAGACTACATATGTTTTATTATATCAAAGTGGGAGATTACAAAGAACTCAAAAGGCTTGATGTAGGGAAATATCAGGAAAGTGAATGTTTTGTCACACCAATGTCATATTGGCACAAAACTTGGTAACAGCTAAACACTCTTTTAGttgtataatttaaatttaaatttaaatgccaTAAATATCTCAAAGTACACTACACACTAGAACTTATAAGAGGAAATTCAACACTCCAGATTCAGATGGCAGTTCATcatgaaaccaaacaaaacTTTTCATCATTCTCTTACCAGATATGTACAAAAATTCATATTTTTCTCGTTATGATTAGGCCTGAGAAGGCCATACTCTGACCCAATCTGTCAAAGTTGCCACATTTCTACTAGTGTCTTCAATAGTATCACTCTTCATAGCAACCACTCTGTCCTCTGGGTAACTTTCTTTAGCCTCCTCAAGCAGAACTTGAAAGATTTCAGACTCAATATTGTTGGAAAGTTTTGCATCTTTGTATCCTCTGCCACATAGATGGAAAAGGTAAGTTTATCATGAAACTGATAAATGATAATAGAATCACAACATCAACATTCAATAACTGCAAGTGCTTCCATACCTCCTGCTCAAACGGTCATACAAAACGGTGTTATCAGTCTGAAGTACAACGACATAATCAAACCATCGCTCAGGAAAGAAATCACAACCATGATAGTCCACAATGTTTCCACCCTCTTCAATAACATCCTCAAGTTCATCACAGACCTACAGAAACCATGCAAAATATACTCATAAGAACTACATATTAGGTCAACTAACATACTAAAGATGGCAAGATACGTGAAGAAGAGtgcataacatttttttttatgtaattcaACAATACTACAATATCTCAATTCTCAAGACATAATAGAACAACAAGTAGGTGCTTAATACTAACTTAAATAGTGACTTCCATCTTTCTGGTGGCAGCTAAAAGCCCTCATAAATTATTAGAATCAGATGTGCATACCCAAAAGTATAAACAGATAACTGAACTCAGAAAAGAAATTTCAGAAGAATCATTAGTTTCAATGTCTTTCATCCTGGCTGTAACATTCAAATTTCACCATTAGTATGTGACTTTTGATGGTGA
This is a stretch of genomic DNA from Lotus japonicus ecotype B-129 chromosome 1, LjGifu_v1.2. It encodes these proteins:
- the LOC130734192 gene encoding 14-3-3-like protein, whose product is MAAAPSPREEFVYLAKLAEQAERYEEMVEFMEKLSAAVDGEELTVEERNLLSVAYKNVIGARRASWRIISSIEQKEESRGNEDHVSIIRDYRSKIESELSNICDGILKLLDSRLIPAAASGDSKVFYLKMKGDYHRYLAEFKTGTERKDAAESTLAAYKSAQDIANSELPPTHPIRLGLALNFSVFYYEILNSPDRACSLAKQAFDEAIAELDTLGEESYKDSTLIMQLLRDNLTLWTSDMQDEGADEIKEAAPKPDEQ
- the LOC130734194 gene encoding adenylate kinase isoenzyme 6 homolog isoform X1; its protein translation is MTVVGCLTVVALCLEFSWNDLRCVCPLFGLLDPYSFFKVMVQENGKRKRPNILVTGTPGTGKTTLSADLAEASQLRHINVGDLVKEKNLHDGWDGELDCYLLNEDLVCDELEDVIEEGGNIVDYHGCDFFPERWFDYVVVLQTDNTVLYDRLSRRGYKDAKLSNNIESEIFQVLLEEAKESYPEDRVVAMKSDTIEDTSRNVATLTDWVRVWPSQA
- the LOC130734194 gene encoding adenylate kinase isoenzyme 6 homolog isoform X2, which translates into the protein MVQENGKRKRPNILVTGTPGTGKTTLSADLAEASQLRHINVGDLVKEKNLHDGWDGELDCYLLNEDLVCDELEDVIEEGGNIVDYHGCDFFPERWFDYVVVLQTDNTVLYDRLSRRGYKDAKLSNNIESEIFQVLLEEAKESYPEDRVVAMKSDTIEDTSRNVATLTDWVRVWPSQA